In the genome of Vicia villosa cultivar HV-30 ecotype Madison, WI linkage group LG7, Vvil1.0, whole genome shotgun sequence, one region contains:
- the LOC131616271 gene encoding beta-galactosidase 1-like codes for MGFKLNVLLLVTLATSLIAQHEASVSYDSKAITINGQRRILLSGSIHYPRSTPQMWPDLIQKAKEGGLDVIQTYVFWNGHEPSQGKYYFEGNYDLVKFIKLVQQAGLYVHLRIGPYACAEWNFGGFPVWLKYIPGISFRTDNGPFKFHMQRFTTKIVNIMKAEKLYESQGGPIILSQIENEYGPMEYELGAPGKAYTQWAAHMAVGLSTGVPWVMCKQDDAPDPIINTCNGFYCDYFSPNKAYKPKMWTEAWTGWFTGFGGPVPHRPAEDLAFSIAKFIQKGGSFINYYMYHGGTNFGRTAGGPFIATSYDYDAPLDEYGLLKQPKWGHLRDLHRAIKLCEPALVSADPTVMHLGNYQEAHVFRSKSGACAAFLANYNSRSYATVAFGNQHYNLPPWSISILPNCKHTVYNTARVGSQSAEMKMSRVPIHGGLSWQAFNEETTTTDDSSFTVTGLLEQINATRDLSDYLWYSTDVVINSNEGFFRNGKDPVLTVLSAGHALHVFINGQLSGTVYGSVEFPKLTFSEGVKLRVGVNKISLLSVAVGLPNVGPHFETWNAGVLGPISLNGLNEGRRDLTWQKWSYKVGLKGEALSLHSLSGTSSVDWLQGYLVSRKQPLTWYKTTFDAPLGVAPLALDMISMGKGQVWLNGQHLGRYWPAYKASGSCEYCNYAGTYNEKKCGTNCGEASQRWYHVPHSWLKPTGNLLVMFEELGGNPNGVFLVRRDINSVCADIYEWQPNLVSYQLQASGKVRVPVSPKAHLACGPGQKISSIKFASFGTPVGSCGNYREGGCHAHKSYDAFQTNCIGQSSCAVTVSPQIFGGDPCPHVMKKLSVEAICT; via the exons atggGCTTCAAGCTCAATGTGTTACTGTTGGTGACTCTTGCAACTTCACTTATTGCTCAACATGAAGCTTCTGTTTCATATGATTCTAAAGCTATCACCATTAATGGACAAAGAAGGATACTACTTTCTGGCTCCATTCATTACCCCAGAAGTACTCCTCAG ATGTGGCCAGATCTTATCCAAAAGGCTAAAGAAGGAGGATTGGATGTGATTCAAACTTATGTTTTCTGGAATGGGCATGAACCTTCTCAAGGCAAA TATTATTTTGAGGGGAACTATGATTTGGTAAAGTTCATAAAGCTAGTACAACAAGCTGGTCTCTATGTTCATCTGAGAATTGGTCCTTATGCTTGTGCTGAATGGAACTTTGG AGGCTTCCCTGTTTGGCTCAAGTACATTCCAGGTATCAGTTTCAGAACAGACAATGGACCATTTAAG TTTCATATGCAAAGATTTACTACTAAGATTGTGAATATAATGAAAGCTGAAAAGTTGTATGAATCACAGGGTGGTCCTATAATTCTATCTCAG ATTGAAAATGAATATGGACCGATGGAGTACGAACTCGGCGCTCCTGGTAAAGCCTATACGCAGTGGGCTGCACATATGGCTGTAGGACTTAGTACTGGTGTTCCATGGGTGATGTGCAAACAAGATGATGCTCCTGATCCTATT ATTAATACTTGCAATGGTTTCTATTGTGATTATTTCTCTCCAAACAAAGCTTACAAACCAAAGATGTGGACAGAAGCTTGGACTGGCTG GTTTACGGGCTTTGGAGGTCCGGTTCCTCATAGACCTGCTGAGGATTTGGCATTTTCAATTGCAAAGTTTATACAGAAAGGGGGATCATTTATCAACTACTACATG tATCATGGTGGAACAAATTTTGGAAGAACTGCTGGTGGTCCCTTTATTGCGACAAGCTATGATTACGATGCACCACTTGATGAATACG GGCTCCTTAAGCAACCAAAGTGGGGTCATTTGAGGGATTTACATCGAGCAATAAAACTCTGCGAACCTGCTTTAGTTTCTGCAGATCCTACTGTAATGCATCTTGGAAACTATCAAGAG GCTCATGTTTTTAGATCAAAATCCGGAGCTTGTGCTGCATTCCTTGCGAACTACAATTCACGATCTTATGCAACAGTGGCGTTTGGAAATCAGCATTACAACTTACCTCCTTGGTCTATTAGCATTCTTCCTAACTGCAAGCACACTGTTTATAACACTGCAAGG GTTGGTTCTCAGAGCGCAGAAATGAAAATGAGCCGCGTTCCTATTCACGGCGGACTCTCTTGGCAAGCATTTAACGAAGAGACAACCACTACCGACGATAGTTCCTTCACTGTCACTGGTCTGTTGGAGCAGATAAATGCAACCAGAGATTTATCTGACTATTTGTGGTACTCGACAGA TGTTGTGATCAATTCCAATGAAGGATTCTTTAGGAATGGAAAGGATCCTGTTCTTACCGTATTATCTGCTGGTCACGCTTTGCATGTTTTCATCAATGGTCAGCTTTCAG GAACTGTATATGGAAGCGTGGAATTCCCTAAACTAACTTTTAGTGAGGGTGTGAAGCTTAGAGTCGGTGTTAACAAGATTTCCCTCCTAAGTGTTGCAGTTGGACTTCCG AATGTTGGTCCACATTTTGAAACATGGAATGCTGGTGTTCTCGGTCCGATTTCGTTGAATGGTCTCAATGAGGGGAGAAGGGACTTAACATGGCAGAAATGGTCATACAAG GTTGGTCTTAAAGGCGAAGCCTTGAGTCTTCATTCTCTCAGTGGTACTTCCTCTGTTGATTGGCTTCAAGGATATTTAGTTTCTCGAAAGCAGCCATTGACTTGGTACAAA ACCACTTTTGATGCTCCGCTTGGAGTTGCACCGTTGGCTTTAGACATGATAAGTATGGGAAAGGGTCAAGTCTGGTTAAACGGACAGCACCTCGGCCGCTACTGGCCTGCTTATAAAGCATCCGGTTCTTGTGAGTATTGCAATTATGCAGGAACTTATAATGAGAAAAAATGTGGAACCAACTGTGGCGAGGCTTCTCAACGATG GTATCATGTTCCTCATTCTTGGCTGAAACCAACCGGAAATTTGTTGGTTATGTTTGAGGAGTTAGGTGGGAATCCAAATGGAGTGTTTTTGGTTAGAAGGGATATAAATAGTGTTTGTGCTGATATTTACGAGTGGCAGCCAAATCTCGTTAGTTATCAGTTGCAGGCTTCCGGTAAAGTTAGAGTTCCTGTGAGTCCAAAAGCACACCTGGCATGTGGTCCGGGACAAAAAATATCGTCGATCAAATTTGCTAGCTTTGGAACTCCAGTAGGGTCTTGTGGAAACTATCGCGAAGGAGGATGTCATGCTCACAAGTCATACGATGCCTTTCAAACG AATTGTATCGGTCAGAGTTCGTGTGCCGTGACAGTGTCACCTCAAATTTTCGGAGGTGATCCTTGTCCACATGTGATGAAGAAACTCTCAGTAGAAGCCATTTGCACCTAA
- the LOC131619885 gene encoding uncharacterized protein LOC131619885 → MGSWNGETWNWSFNFNCDMENGVAATQFFDLVILLAPVQPCKMNEDSFVWWRNNSGFTVSNAYDSILSFDSLTPPLNNSVSLAFSRLWKSKVPSRIHIFGWRLIWNRLASKVELAKRGILLDPSMLMCSLCGRTQEDLDHLFLHCDIAKDWWHKLFLWLHLDEIIPSGTILERLFGLDDYCKSHFNLDVGMR, encoded by the exons ATGGGTAGTTGGAATGGAGAAACTTGGAATTGGTCGTTTAATTTCAATTGTGATATGGAAAACGGGGTAGCCGCGACTCAATTTTTTGATTTGGTGATTCTTCTTGCTCCGGTGCAACCTTGTAAGATGAATGAGGATTCTTTTGTTTGGTGGCGTAATAATTCTGGTTTCACGGTGAGTAATGCTTATGATTCCATTTTGTCTTTTGACTCTTTGACACCTCCGTTGAACAATTCGGTTAGCTTAGCTTTTTCTCGTTTATGGAAGTCAAAGGTGCCTAGTCGCATTCATATTTTTGGTTGGAGATTGATTTGGAATAGACTAGCTTCGAAAGTTGAATTAGCTAAACGTGGAATTCTTTTAGATCCTAGTAtgttgatgtgttctttgtgcGGTCGGACTCAAGAGGATTTagatcatctttttcttcattgcgACATTGCTAAAGATTGGTGGCATAAGTTGTTTCTTTGGCTCCACTTGGATGAAATCATTCCGTCCGGAACAATTTTGGAGCGGCTTTTTGGCTTGGATGACTATTGTAAGTCGCATTTTAATTTAGATGTGG GAATGAGGTGA